In Thermoplasmatales archaeon, one genomic interval encodes:
- a CDS encoding PKD domain-containing protein — MGWRKKLLATALLTLFPSFVFASNPLVIYGYVYYEGNFLPDIEIEAINERSGEKLNAISDENGAYVLTFGSPPYNWEIGDKIIFRARGKNCSCLYGYKEIIISSDEPLKLDIPLNVDLNPNFIFTPSQPKIDENISFIDNSIGSISNYTWNFGDGNFSYEKNPKHAYEKEGKYNVKLTVSCNSFSRSISKEIVVYEKKEKTPGFEIFVIILAILIAMRKWK; from the coding sequence ATGGGATGGCGGAAGAAGCTTCTTGCAACCGCCTTACTAACCCTTTTTCCTTCTTTTGTTTTTGCTTCTAATCCTTTAGTGATATATGGGTATGTATATTATGAAGGAAATTTTCTTCCAGACATAGAAATTGAGGCAATAAATGAAAGGAGCGGTGAAAAATTAAATGCAATTAGTGATGAAAATGGTGCGTATGTTTTAACTTTCGGCTCACCTCCCTATAATTGGGAGATAGGGGATAAAATAATTTTTAGGGCAAGAGGAAAAAATTGCTCATGCCTCTATGGTTACAAAGAAATAATAATTTCATCAGATGAGCCATTAAAATTAGATATACCCTTAAATGTTGATTTAAATCCAAACTTTATCTTCACTCCTTCTCAGCCAAAAATAGATGAAAATATTTCATTTATAGATAATTCAATTGGTTCAATCTCAAATTATACATGGAATTTTGGAGATGGAAATTTTAGTTATGAAAAAAATCCAAAGCATGCCTATGAAAAAGAAGGAAAATATAATGTAAAATTAACAGTTTCATGCAATAGTTTCAGCAGAAGCATTTCAAAAGAAATAGTTGTTTATGAAAAGAAAGAAAAAACACCCGGGTTTGAGATTTTTGTCATAATTTTAGCAATACTCATTGCGATGAGAAAATGGAAATAA
- a CDS encoding right-handed parallel beta-helix repeat-containing protein yields the protein MKRKYAIYGLILFGLVAILAISMPSDAAEIKVPDDYPTIQQAIDNASNGDIIKVNTTAEPYRENIVVNKEISLVGDPVIDAMGGIGIKIEANNTLVENFTIFNGSIGIQVYNASFTIVNVTINNCTIYNCEYGIEFYEVNESLINNTQLNNTSCGIGLSSSNYNTITNNNVSNNSDGISLSSSWDNNITNNIVSNNSWYGIYLVFSDYNNITNNNVVSNNDDGISLSSSNYNTITNNIVSDNRWYGIRLSSSNNNNITNNNVVSNNDDGISLSSSNYNTITNNIVSDNRWYGIRLSSSNNNNITNNNVVSNNDDGISLASSNNNNITNNNVVSNNDDGISLASSNNNNITNNTASANSYGIYLEYSWDNNITNNIASDNSWDGIYLSHSNYNNITNNIVSNNKDYGIYLSHSNNNNITNNIVSNNSNGIRLYSSDYNNIINNNVWNNDNYGIHLLSYSNHNNISYCNFSSNGEWDLYVSGTDNEIFFCQFSSYPTNVTVLGYNGAFGLKGVVTPPADPSGWRNISKYINATGTSWLNLSIYYENEEGDYSEMWKYNVNWYKENWYESKGINTDENYVWANITSFSIFAPLLDLPPGTTKEIGEPKYGTNDEWVTSLTPIWLNATDGESGSGVNATYYRIYFNGQWHPANANDEYCGNSNITEIDGTYWYIYFLNGSINFGPIHFHEECEHIIEYYSVDNATNKETLHNQTHYVDNTPPTTTKTYGTPYYTDGTNEWITSSTLITLSANDGGTCTCGVKATYYRIWHNGSWSNWNTYTSPFTLSEECLHYIEYYSEDNLGNVENVHNQTVYVDNTPPVTTKEFEGPKYSDHITSQTTIWVNSTDDGLCPVGSVHLNVKVYNATGEIPQLIYNLWDNVTSGTASINFTIPEECEHWINITAIDNLGNTAWHNETVYVDNSSPNATVDEITPYCQIVNEENPITINVTVIDSPGCAVGVANVTLYYRFSRYNSSFSPWIELETLNNSPWQWSFNASNGSGYYQFYAVAYDLLGNHEPLPNETTLPEAILCVKYVHTYTLYPKWNMLTIPVKNESITNAKELGNFLNSQGCNVTVIVRFNASIQRYESWVAEIPDKNNFEIVSGMGYWIFTQLTEQKNFSIEGRLIEEIDVSLYVGYNLIGWANIENTNASTLGSNISNCTKVGRWRAWNQTWAPEHIVGHPPGDFDISIGDAVFIFRNKGGVIAWDGGRSFLQPPY from the coding sequence ATGAAAAGAAAATATGCAATATATGGGCTGATTTTGTTTGGGTTAGTAGCGATTTTAGCGATTTCTATGCCCTCAGATGCTGCGGAAATTAAAGTGCCAGATGATTATCCAACTATCCAGCAAGCAATAGATAATGCAAGCAATGGAGATATAATAAAAGTTAACACAACAGCAGAGCCTTATAGAGAAAACATTGTTGTAAATAAAGAAATAAGTTTAGTTGGTGATCCTGTTATAGATGCTATGGGAGGAATAGGAATAAAAATTGAAGCAAATAACACTCTTGTTGAAAACTTCACTATATTCAATGGAAGCATTGGGATACAAGTATATAATGCTTCCTTCACCATTGTAAATGTTACTATTAATAATTGCACAATATACAACTGTGAATATGGAATCGAATTTTATGAAGTAAATGAAAGCCTTATCAACAACACACAACTCAACAACACCAGCTGTGGCATCGGGCTTTCCTCTTCCAACTATAACACCATCACCAATAACAATGTTTCGAATAACAGCGATGGCATCTCCCTCAGCTCTTCCTGGGATAACAACATAACCAACAACATTGTTTCGAATAACAGCTGGTATGGCATCTACCTCGTTTTCTCCGACTATAACAACATCACCAACAACAATGTTGTTTCGAATAATGACGATGGCATCTCCCTCAGCTCTTCCAACTATAACACCATCACCAATAACATTGTTTCGGATAATAGGTGGTATGGCATCCGGCTTTCCTCTTCCAACAATAACAACATCACCAACAACAATGTTGTTTCGAATAATGACGATGGCATCTCCCTCAGCTCTTCCAACTATAACACCATCACCAATAACATTGTTTCGGATAATAGGTGGTATGGCATCCGGCTTTCCTCTTCCAACAATAACAACATCACCAACAACAATGTTGTTTCGAATAATGACGATGGCATCTCCCTCGCTTCTTCCAACAATAACAATATCACCAACAACAATGTTGTTTCGAATAATGACGATGGCATCTCCCTCGCTTCTTCCAACAATAACAATATCACCAACAACACTGCTTCAGCTAACAGCTATGGCATCTACCTCGAGTATTCCTGGGATAACAACATCACCAATAACATTGCCTCGGATAATAGCTGGGACGGTATCTACCTCTCCCACTCCAACTATAACAACATCACCAACAACATTGTTTCGAATAACAAGGACTATGGTATCTACCTCTCCCACTCCAACAATAACAACATCACCAACAACATTGTTTCGAATAATAGCAATGGCATCCGGCTCTATTCTTCCGACTATAACAACATCATCAACAACAATGTTTGGAATAATGATAATTATGGGATCCACTTATTATCTTACTCAAACCATAACAACATTTCCTATTGCAATTTTTCATCTAATGGGGAGTGGGATCTATATGTTTCTGGAACTGATAATGAAATATTCTTCTGCCAATTTTCATCTTACCCAACAAATGTAACAGTTCTTGGTTATAATGGAGCTTTCGGGCTCAAAGGAGTAGTAACTCCTCCCGCTGATCCTTCAGGCTGGCGAAACATCAGTAAATATATTAATGCAACTGGCACATCTTGGCTTAATCTATCAATTTATTATGAAAATGAAGAAGGGGATTATTCAGAAATGTGGAAATATAATGTGAACTGGTATAAGGAAAACTGGTATGAAAGCAAGGGAATAAACACAGATGAAAATTATGTATGGGCAAACATTACTTCATTTAGCATATTTGCTCCATTACTTGACCTCCCACCAGGAACAACAAAAGAAATAGGAGAGCCAAAATATGGTACAAATGATGAATGGGTTACAAGCCTTACACCTATATGGCTAAATGCAACAGATGGTGAAAGTGGAAGTGGAGTTAATGCAACATATTATAGAATTTACTTTAATGGGCAATGGCATCCAGCAAATGCAAATGATGAATATTGTGGAAATAGCAATATAACTGAAATTGATGGAACATACTGGTATATTTACTTCCTGAATGGTTCAATAAACTTTGGACCAATTCATTTCCATGAAGAATGTGAGCATATAATAGAGTATTACAGCGTTGACAATGCAACCAACAAGGAGACACTACATAATCAAACACATTATGTTGATAATACTCCACCAACAACTACAAAGACATATGGAACTCCATATTATACAGATGGAACAAATGAATGGATAACATCATCAACATTAATAACACTAAGTGCAAATGATGGAGGAACATGTACATGTGGAGTAAAAGCAACATATTATAGAATATGGCATAATGGCTCATGGAGCAATTGGAATACATATACCTCACCATTTACTCTATCTGAAGAATGCTTGCATTATATTGAATATTATTCTGAGGATAACTTAGGAAATGTCGAAAATGTGCATAATCAAACAGTATATGTTGATAATACTCCACCAGTAACAACAAAAGAATTTGAAGGACCAAAATATAGTGACCACATCACTTCTCAAACAACAATATGGGTAAATTCAACAGATGATGGATTATGCCCAGTTGGCTCAGTTCATCTAAATGTTAAAGTATATAATGCAACTGGAGAAATTCCACAGCTTATCTATAATCTATGGGATAATGTAACAAGTGGAACAGCAAGCATTAACTTTACAATTCCAGAAGAATGTGAGCACTGGATTAATATAACTGCAATAGATAATTTAGGAAATACTGCATGGCATAATGAAACTGTATATGTTGATAATAGCTCACCAAATGCTACTGTTGATGAAATTACTCCATATTGCCAGATTGTAAATGAAGAAAATCCAATCACTATCAATGTAACTGTAATTGATTCACCAGGTTGTGCGGTTGGAGTAGCAAATGTTACACTCTATTACAGATTTTCAAGATACAATTCTTCATTTAGTCCATGGATAGAGCTGGAAACATTAAACAATTCACCATGGCAATGGAGCTTCAATGCTTCAAATGGCTCTGGATATTATCAATTCTATGCAGTGGCATATGATTTACTTGGAAATCATGAGCCATTGCCAAATGAAACCACATTACCAGAAGCAATATTATGCGTAAAATATGTGCATACCTATACTTTGTATCCAAAGTGGAATATGCTTACAATTCCAGTTAAAAATGAAAGCATAACAAATGCAAAGGAATTAGGTAATTTCCTAAATAGCCAAGGATGCAATGTTACAGTTATTGTTAGATTTAATGCGTCTATCCAGAGATACGAATCATGGGTTGCGGAAATTCCAGATAAAAACAACTTTGAAATAGTTTCTGGCATGGGCTACTGGATATTTACACAATTAACAGAGCAAAAGAATTTTTCAATTGAAGGTCGTTTGATAGAAGAGATAGATGTATCGTTATATGTTGGCTACAATTTGATAGGATGGGCAAACATTGAAAATACAAATGCAAGCACACTTGGAAGCAATATAAGCAATTGTACAAAAGTAGGAAGATGGAGGGCATGGAATCAAACATGGGCACCTGAACACATAGTTGGCCACCCACCTGGTGACTTCGACATTTCCATTGGTGATGCAGTGTTTATATTCAGAAACAAAGGTGGTGTGATAGCATGGGATGGCGGAAGAAGCTTCTTGCAACCGCCTTACTAA